The DNA window AACTGATTGATACCATTGTAACAAACAGAAAGGAATCACAATACTATTGCTGAATCTGGACAACAGCACCAGTGTTCATGCAAAAGTGGACTTCACATACTCAAAGACAGGTGCAACTGCCAGAGAAGAATACCATTTAACTGCACAGGATAGGGACTTACATAGCCAAACCACATTACTAAATGGAAAAGTTCTAACTGTCTCAGCAGCAGGGGATATTCCTCCTTTGAATCCTCTATATGTAAATCCATCAATGCCAATCATAGTTGGTCCTCTCTCTCTAGTATTTGCACATATACCAGATGTTGATATCCCAGCatgttcttagatcattggctCTATGTGAAACCAAGAATTGGTTTTACATGGTGggtggaaaaaaataaaatacatggaAATATAGATATTAAGTATTCAATTTCTTGATTATATACTACTTGGCCATTCTTTTTGGGGTCAAACACTGGGATTTTTTTATGGCTTTGTTTGTATCCCAATGCTTTATTGTGACAGTATCTAAAGTTTATAAATTGAATGCGGATTTGTACATCTCTCATGACCAGCTAACATCACAATTAATAATGATACATAAGTGGTCCAAAAcgaaataaagaaaagtaagaaaCTATTGCATTGTAAGTTTGGTGAGATGTCAGTGACTTAAAATGTTGAAACTATCCAAATGGTCACAAGAATGACCAGTTTTATGGTTGAAACTTGAAATCAAAGGAACAAAACACCACAAGCAGGTAGGACAATTATAACAGATACTTGACTTTGCAATATTACAACAAAGTCAACAATTTCAGTTTGGCAGCATATCTGTAAAAAAAGATACAACTGCCATAGCAAGTTACAGCGAAAAGAATTTACATACTGTAATACCTATGCTAATGTTTCCTTTCTATTTGactaaaatgatatttttatagaAAGATCGGATATACAGTCTCTGTCAAAATCTGCCTAGCTTTGAAGTTTACCTAAATTTCTTGGTTGTGTTCAAAATAATCAATGATTGGAACATGTATCAGTTCTCCTCGGAAAAACTCTGAGGCTTACTGCTGGCGAACGCCAACCATATGAAGGTGCCggtcaaatagaagaagattgACGGCACAAATAGTGATATCTACATGGTTTAGAtatgaaatataaattaaaatacaaaatgatATACACATCATACAATGTAAAAGCAACCAATATTAATAGCAACTTACACTCCATGAATGAGTTGAATCGAGAAGATAACCCGTGAGCGCTACGCCTACAATTCCAGGTATTGCCCCAACAGTATTAGTTATACCCTGAGGATACATAAAGGATTATGATTTAGTATAGGAGTAAATGTCATTTTCAACCTAGTACTAGATAACTTAAAGAAATAGTTTTCTTTGGGAAAATTGGTTACTCAGGAAAATTAGGATTGGAGTTTCAATGATACAGAGTTACTTTGTGTCCCTCTTCTTATTTGATGGGAAAATTTGTGCTTCCTTCTTTgagaattttttcgaaaaagcTATTTATATTTCAATGACTCAAAAATACTGACATATAAGCAGAAGCTATAGAATGAAATTACGGTATTGTAATGGCATTAATCTTATATTGAGTCATATAAGAGTTTTAAGTGTAAGCCAACCTACCAAAAGTATACTTGCATATTCGGGTGACATATCTTGATGGGTACAATAAAGTCCTGGGGAAGCACATAAATAGGAAGATAGTAAGGTAAAGAAAAGTACTTGActgaattatatattttgtacaAAATCAGATAAGGTTTAATTTCAGGACCATCTAATACCTGACAGGGCAAAACTTGAGAGGGCTAAACCACCCGTGAGAATGCTCACAATCTCCCAAGGAGGTAACCCTAGATCCAGCGAGGAAAGAGTCATGCAGATTGCAGGGGACAAAAATGCAATTGATTGGCAGATCTTTCGaacctattttttttattttaagaaatcCAAACAGCAAAGGAATCAAGAATATGAGGTCAAGGTAGTTATGCTGCTAAAACAATTTTTAAGTCGTCATCAAAAGGTCCATAATTTAACGTTATGTTGCCAACTCATGCACTGTATGAACATATCCTACAAGGTGAAGTTGTGTCATTACGTGTGTTGTGCCTATCCAATTtcgatctaaaactaaaaagtgAATTAATGGTGTTCCAATGACTCTCCTACCGTAGTGGTTTCAACTCCTCTTGCAATCAAGTTGTCGGCTAATTGTGCAGCAATATTAGTCGCAAACACTGAAGCCAATGGTGGAAGAATAGACACCTGAAATGATTAAGAACTCACAATCATTAATATgtaaggctgcgtttgttttcAGAGACAAGATACTGAGACACAAAATCGTGTTTGATAGAGGAGACATGGACAGAGACAATGTGTCCATAGACactaaattagtgtattttgtgtccatcctgaCAGGAAGGATACAGAGATACTAACAAGgaacacaacttattttttattttttctttcattattcttgttaatttttcataattatattttttattatattttcgtctcaaattttttaaatgaaaaaaatgagaataaattggattttcataatttgttctagtttatcactaaataaaatacaagaatacaaaattttgtgtctctatccTTTATGTCTTATCTTGTCCTGTTCTcagaaacaaacgcagcctaagTGATTTGAGCCTCTTTCCTCCCAAAAGAATACCGGGAAAGTGTTTTAAACATGAGTGCAATTCAAAAGTAATTAAAgacaatgaaaagaaaatatcagAAAAAGTTGCTTTCATTTCATATTTCAAGTTTACAACTACATAAAGTTTTCATGCTCATGACAAACCTAAACTCCTACAGTAATGTGCCAATTTCATATTTACAGAGTGCAAAATGCTTCTCATAATATTGTTAgcaaatcaaaattaaactattcTAATTACCATGCAAAAATAGCAATTTGTCATGCACAAGGGTCAATACATTTTGAAGTTTATATTCTCTTTGAAAAACGGCTGTTTCACATGCTATCTGTCGAAGTCAGATGTGAAGAATGAAGTGTGTTTTTCTTCATCGAGGCATGAAGAACTGGGTTAGCTAAAGTGAAAAGACGAAATAGAAAAGCCAGTCTTACCCATGCTGCTTCTGTCAGATTCAAGTTCAGCTCCTCACTGCATAGCAAATAGATGGAAGAATTAGATTCTCCATTGGGTCAAACCTGTAAATAATtctgaaactaaaaaatatggCCAAATGGCTGTCAGTGATTATCGATCTCTGGTCAGCAATAAGCAATGCATAAAAACACTGTACATGAAAGAAAAAAGTTGTTAAAGTGTTAACCAATTCCCTCGTCACCTGGATTGCAATGAAGAAAAGCAAAAAGTAGCAACAAGTGGATAATTGGATttagatcctctaaattttagaTTTCACTTGAGaggataaagtgtgatctctcatcatttatttcataagtgggaccaagagaaaatatgagaaaaaaaacATTCAAGGATGAGAGATCATACTTTACCATCTAAAGTGAAAATCCAAAATTTATAGGATCcaaattctaattaaattatcaaaggGTACCTAAAATATGTTGGGAGCCATGATAGACAGGTGTAGTGACCCCAGCTACCACAGAAGTGAGCATATATCATTGCCCATACAGCAGGGCTTCGGAAAAAGGACTTCCAAGGCACATCCTGCATTTGAGAAACAAGACATGAAACAGAGGTCCATTCCAAAACTACATTACAGCGCAGACACATCACAACTCGTCTGTCACattctctctcacacacacatcCTCAGCAGTTACAATTAGGGCCTGTTATACTTGGTGCAAACTCCTATGATATTCCACTCAAGAATAAGGATCTAACCCAATGCTGCAGTGTCTGAAGTTagaaattagatattttaagaggaggaaataaaagaagatgCTAGAAGGGTAACATGATGCAAAACAACATGAGATCCAGCAAttagttcttaaaaaaaattaaatattagaatatCATAATCCCAGCCAAAGAGAACTGGCAAGTCACTCCTCCCTTCAAGAAGATAAAGTAGAAGCTCTGAAATTGTCATCAAGTATTGAACATACCTTCAAAGAGCTGTTCAATTCCTTTAGAGAACTTTTCCATGATTGTGTCATGGTACCTTGGACGCCTGTGACTGAGACAATTGAAGGCAAAAGAAGTGACAATAACCCATTAAACCATAAGgctcaaaataataaatcaaaagtAAAAGGGGTAAAAAGCAATGAAAGGTATcacatgaagaaaaaaaaaaacaaaaaaccacAGGTGCTCACATGAAAGAGATCCAGCATTTAACTGCGCCTCACCTCCGTCAAGAACTTGAAATCCCAAAAACCTTCAAATAACAAGTCAACAAAACAAGCcatgattttaattaaatttgcaGCTCAAGAAACTTGTTGGAAGAACTTCACTACTTTGAAACAAGCCATGATTCAGTTATTTCTACTTACCACGCAACCCCCAAAAAACCAAATAAATAGAACACTGATTCCCAACCAAGACTTTGGATAAGGGGTGGAGCCAAAAGAAGCCTGACAGATAGTACAATGTCAAAATTGAAGGTAGAGAAtgaaataaaacagaaaacatCAGAATCCTGAGATATGCATACCCCATAACACTTCCAACACTCAAGCCACCAAACACAAATGCCACTGCACGTGAGCGCTCTTCCAATGGTATTGACCTGCACATGGCTTCCATTCAAAAGGGTAAGCCTTAGAATCAAATGCAGATACAAAGCATATGTTTAACCAAATAAATAGTTGGCTAAGGCAGTAACCATCTATTTCACTTAGAAGTTGGATTTTGACAGCTGCTCCAAACAATTGTTCTTAATGTTCTGCATCTTTATTTAAGTTTGAATTATTATCCTCAACAAGAGAATTTACAaacaaaaagggtgaaaatcaACATGATCACTCTAGAAGTCATTAGGAgatcaataataaataaataaaaatcaaaatataaaagaaaaatacatatAAACAGAAAACATCTATTTGAaccaaatttatatataatatctggATATTTACATGCCTGGCAATAAGATCAGTAGCAGCAGATGGTGAAACACCTTCACCAATCCCAACCTGGATATACAATGGAAAGGAACTGCTTAAGACAGTTGGTAAGAGTGCTGAATACAAACCAAGATGTAATTAAAATAGACGTTACTACACATGCACACTAAATACACTTCAGGTACGGCAGATAGAAAATCCAGTGTAAAGATAAATACAATAAAGCCATGAAACTATGTGAGACAAATCAAGGATTTACGCACATAATTGACATTAAGTAAGAAATTAGATGCATTGTGGCAAGCCAGCAACAACAActaagccttgtcccactaagtgaaGTCAGCTACATGGATCGTATATCCATAAAGTATGTGTTAGGAAGTACAAGGTACaggaaaaagtaaagaaaattaCTGACCAAAATCCTTGACAATAGTAAGCCAGGCATATATCCAGCAACAAGAGGAACAAAAGCTGTAGCCACTGACCATACCAGTACTCCAACCTCAAGAACTTTTCTGAAAATATAACAAGGAAACTTCATAAGCCCAAAATCCAAACTAAAACCTTTAGTGTCAactgtaaatgagataattGTCCGATCATTATCCATCTCTATAAATCTTCAACATTTGATTTACTGAGCCGATTCTCATAAAAAACCAGTTACAGATGGAGCTAATTGTCAACAATGAATCAAAgaattatatgaaaatgatttaaTTAAGAATATAGTAGGATACAAAGAACTTTAGATATCTCGGTTTGATCATGCCTCTAATAAAAGTATCCTTAAAATTGATGTTGCCTCAGGTAACTAACCTGCCACCAAATGTCTTGGCTAGCCAACCCCCCGGCAATTGACTCAATGCATAACCCCAGAAGAATGAGGACTGAACCAACCCAGCCATGGATGAGTTCCACCCAAATTGATGCGACATTGGAATTATGGCAATGCTCAAGTTCACCTGGCCGTGCCAAAAACAAATGCTTATCATGGATGCAACTCTTATAAAGGATTCTTTTGATTAAAGATTATTAACTATGGCATGTTCATGGAAGCAATTACAAAATTCAGGAACTtgataagaaaataaaggaaaagaactACACCTATGAATATGAACTATGATCAAGTAGCTAACTTTGGTAAAAGTAGAGTAAGAACCTTATCCATGTTACAGATAACAAAGGCGAGGGAAGTGGTGCCGATGAGCTTGTATCTCTGAGGAATATTCTTCCAAGGTGGCCAAATTCCAACGATTTTGGAGACATCCTCGGAAGCCGAAACAGGAGGAGCTTGCTGTTCCTGTTGTCGTCGTGCAACGTTGTCAACTCGAAGGCCATTGAGAACCTTGGATTTGGAgctggatgatgatgatgatgatgctacTGCTACTCTGGGCCTGGGCCGGAGCCTGAGAGTGGGGCTTGAAGGTGAGGGGTAGAATTGGAAGCGCAGAAGATGATGAGAGGTTCTGGTGATTGGAAGTGGAAGGAAGCAGGTTGAGGTATGTGGTCTGAGCGTGAATTTCTCCATTTTTGGTTTCGTGGGAGTGAGAGTAACACAGAAACCATGTATTGTGACTTGCGAGTTGGAGAAGGAGAACTGAACATCAGCTTGCCACCAAGGACCTTGCTTGTGGCTCACATCCAAGGATCACACCAAGTATTCAAGTAACCAATTTCTTGGAACATGTtcatttaatcattttttttcttctaattagTCTCACTTTTAAAATGAGCTCTTCAATTActgaattatattaaaaattaattatcaaaattcgACTTAACAAATACAAAGCGTGCTGTATATAAACCATATTATTATGActtattaatgtaatttttttttttattaaagattgGGAGAAATTATTTATACAAAtgtacaaaaattaattttttattattatttaataaaaatattttgattattatcGTATCGATTAATAGGCTGGTATGGTATGGAACTCTGGACTTTCATTCCTTGCTGTAGCCCAATTAGGTAATTGGGCCTGAATTTTGTTGGGCTCGTTAAATCCTCCGTTTCGTAGCTCATAATACCActttttgaactttgaaaacaAAAACACCCCTCCCCTCTTCTTTCTGTATTTGAGATGGGTTTCCTGACCCTTAGCatttaaaaaaagggaaaaaaatgtaCAAACTGCGCATTCTGCATGATtgaccaaaaatagaaaaggaaaaaaaaatactacaacGAGTTAACATCACAGACAAAAGTTAAATTTCACGTGTCAAAATTTAAACTACTGTTCGACAGTGACGACTTGACGCCAGAAATGGTGATGCAAAGCGCGACGGCGAGGCACGCGGAAAATGTAGCAGCAACGACCCAAGTCCCCCACTGCACTGAATCGGACATCTTTGCCCAGAACGACCAAGTCGTGCGTTGTCTCCCTCCGCCCCAAAATGTCTTCAAGCTTAACGTGGATGCGGCGATCTCACCTAGAGGCGACGGTGGAGCAGGTGCAGTGGTTAGAGACGAAGAAGGCC is part of the Arachis duranensis cultivar V14167 chromosome 1, aradu.V14167.gnm2.J7QH, whole genome shotgun sequence genome and encodes:
- the LOC107461456 gene encoding probable anion transporter 6, chloroplastic — encoded protein: MEKFTLRPHTSTCFLPLPITRTSHHLLRFQFYPSPSSPTLRLRPRPRVAVASSSSSSSSKSKVLNGLRVDNVARRQQEQQAPPVSASEDVSKIVGIWPPWKNIPQRYKLIGTTSLAFVICNMDKVNLSIAIIPMSHQFGWNSSMAGLVQSSFFWGYALSQLPGGWLAKTFGGRKVLEVGVLVWSVATAFVPLVAGYMPGLLLSRILVGIGEGVSPSAATDLIARSIPLEERSRAVAFVFGGLSVGSVMGLLLAPPLIQSLGWESVFYLFGFLGVAWFLGFQVLDGGEAQLNAGSLSFTGVQGTMTQSWKSSLKELNSSLKDVPWKSFFRSPAVWAMIYAHFCGSWGHYTCLSWLPTYFSEELNLNLTEAAWVSILPPLASVFATNIAAQLADNLIARGVETTTVRKICQSIAFLSPAICMTLSSLDLGLPPWEIVSILTGGLALSSFALSGLYCTHQDMSPEYASILLGITNTVGAIPGIVGVALTGYLLDSTHSWSISLFVPSIFFYLTGTFIWLAFASSKPQSFSEEN